One genomic segment of Novosphingobium sp. RL4 includes these proteins:
- a CDS encoding ATP-binding protein has translation MTMTEPDRPGLFKRLRDYPRSLAGRLTLVLSLGMAASAVLALQASDSLRHRMFRKEQVEAALKSAEDIAHRYDRQPEKTEQVLSRGQVLGAHGAGAELKMTSFDPAFSRRLSERLGRPAFVMPLLNDQCFAQFSRFPHAAGMNTDPLPDCWFVRVESGKGAEYRYVVDLWPDRSWDRHSVGPPYLELIIVAGALLGLLAASLATTPLRRMERAARSFSLVGDFEPIPVKGPSEVRAALETFNLAQERVREGLRERTQILASVTHDLQTPLTRLRLRLEQVEDEALRDRLVADLAITQQIVRNGLDLARSSEMREPWAVLDIDSILSSIAEDAGEFGHRVVFARGCGAQARVKPNALARALGNLVDNALKYGGSAELSCLYAGNDLLIRVADRGPGLDEDELTLAFQPFRRLSSGKGSGTGIGLAIAQAQVGTFGATLALRNRDGGGLVAEIEIPGIANPPDSPGQPGT, from the coding sequence ATGACCATGACGGAGCCCGACAGGCCAGGTTTGTTCAAGCGCCTGCGCGACTATCCGCGTTCGCTGGCGGGGCGCCTTACGCTTGTCCTCTCGCTGGGAATGGCCGCTTCGGCCGTTTTGGCCCTGCAGGCCTCGGACAGCCTGCGCCACCGGATGTTCCGCAAGGAGCAGGTCGAAGCCGCCCTGAAAAGCGCAGAGGACATCGCCCACCGCTATGACAGGCAGCCGGAGAAAACCGAGCAGGTGCTTTCGCGCGGACAAGTGCTGGGCGCGCACGGTGCCGGTGCCGAGCTGAAGATGACCTCTTTCGACCCCGCCTTTTCGCGCCGCCTGAGCGAGCGGCTCGGCAGGCCCGCGTTCGTGATGCCGCTGCTGAACGATCAGTGCTTCGCCCAGTTCTCGCGTTTTCCCCATGCTGCCGGCATGAACACCGATCCCTTGCCTGACTGCTGGTTCGTCCGGGTCGAGTCCGGGAAGGGCGCCGAATATCGCTACGTCGTCGATCTCTGGCCCGACCGGAGTTGGGACCGGCACAGCGTGGGGCCGCCCTATCTCGAACTCATCATCGTGGCCGGTGCCCTGCTGGGCCTGCTTGCGGCCAGCCTAGCCACGACGCCGCTGAGGCGGATGGAGCGCGCCGCACGCTCGTTCTCGCTGGTTGGCGATTTCGAGCCGATCCCGGTCAAGGGGCCGAGCGAGGTCCGCGCCGCACTGGAGACCTTCAATCTCGCCCAGGAACGCGTACGCGAAGGGCTGCGCGAACGAACGCAGATACTTGCTTCGGTAACGCACGATCTGCAGACCCCGCTCACCCGTCTGCGCCTGCGCCTTGAACAGGTCGAGGACGAAGCCCTGCGCGACCGGCTCGTGGCGGACCTCGCGATTACGCAGCAGATCGTGCGAAACGGGCTCGATCTGGCCCGCAGCAGCGAAATGCGTGAACCCTGGGCCGTTCTCGATATCGATTCCATCCTCTCCAGCATCGCCGAGGACGCCGGCGAGTTTGGCCACCGCGTGGTCTTCGCGCGCGGCTGCGGGGCGCAGGCCAGGGTCAAGCCGAACGCATTGGCACGCGCACTTGGCAATCTCGTGGACAATGCCCTGAAATATGGCGGCAGCGCCGAACTGAGCTGCCTTTACGCGGGAAACGATCTCCTGATCCGCGTTGCCGATCGCGGTCCCGGGCTGGACGAAGACGAACTGACGCTGGCCTTCCAGCCATTTCGCCGGCTGTCTTCAGGCAAGGGCAGCGGTACGGGTATCGGGCTGGCCATCGCGCAGGCGCAGGTCGGAACCTTCGGTGCAACCCTTGCCTTGCGCAATCGCGACGGGGGAGGGCTCGTGGCCGAGATCGAAATCCCCGGCATCGCCAATCCTCCCGATAGCCCAGGGCAGCCGGGAACCTGA
- a CDS encoding efflux transporter outer membrane subunit, whose product MRRTLIPLILAAGSLAGCNMAPRYVQPEAAAPLQWPQGAAYAPAEAGEAGLPWRALFADPRLQTVIERALANNRNLQASLANVASARAQYHVERSYQLPTLAGTASASATRGLKSSQGDSQSYDANIGASAFELDLFGRLRNQSREALETYLSTESGYRAARLTLVANAATAYITLASDRDLLSLAEQTRDSGRRSVELTQRLLKSGLAAAGDLAAAQTVLEQATSDVASQTTLVAQDRNALELLVGGPVEDALLPASLAELDTRIGQVPAGLSSDVLLRRPDVVEAEHQLKATYSQIGAARAAFFPTISLTSALGLASTALADLFTGGALGASGTASASLPILGGTNKGNLEYAKAQQEYYLAAYRAAVQSAFRDVADALARRGTITSQRTAQDRLVTAAQKSYDLADAQYRAGTDTYLNALVAQRSLYAYRQTRIATILADLTNRVTVYSAIGADDTLAEEKASGN is encoded by the coding sequence ATGCGCCGTACCCTGATCCCGCTCATTCTCGCCGCCGGTTCGCTGGCCGGGTGCAACATGGCGCCCCGCTACGTCCAGCCCGAGGCGGCCGCTCCACTGCAGTGGCCGCAAGGCGCCGCCTATGCCCCGGCAGAAGCGGGCGAGGCCGGCCTTCCCTGGCGGGCCCTGTTCGCCGATCCCCGCCTGCAAACGGTGATCGAGCGGGCGCTGGCGAACAACCGGAACCTTCAGGCCAGTCTTGCCAACGTGGCTTCGGCGCGCGCGCAGTATCATGTCGAACGTTCGTACCAGTTGCCGACACTAGCCGGAACGGCAAGCGCGAGCGCCACGCGGGGCCTCAAGAGCTCGCAGGGCGATAGCCAGAGCTACGATGCGAACATCGGTGCCAGCGCTTTCGAACTGGACCTGTTCGGCCGCCTCAGGAACCAGAGCCGGGAGGCTCTCGAGACCTATCTTTCCACCGAGTCCGGCTATCGCGCGGCGCGCCTCACGCTGGTGGCAAACGCCGCGACCGCCTACATAACACTCGCGTCCGACCGCGACCTGCTGTCGCTCGCCGAGCAGACGCGCGACAGCGGACGCCGTTCGGTGGAATTGACGCAAAGACTGCTCAAATCGGGCCTTGCCGCAGCGGGAGACCTGGCTGCCGCGCAGACGGTGCTGGAACAGGCGACTTCCGACGTCGCTTCGCAGACGACGCTGGTCGCGCAGGACCGCAATGCGCTGGAATTGTTGGTGGGCGGCCCCGTGGAAGACGCCCTGCTGCCCGCGTCGCTGGCGGAACTCGACACGCGCATCGGGCAGGTTCCGGCGGGGCTGTCGTCCGATGTCCTCCTGCGGCGACCCGACGTCGTGGAGGCGGAGCATCAGCTCAAGGCCACATATTCCCAGATCGGCGCGGCCCGCGCCGCGTTCTTCCCGACCATCTCGCTGACGTCCGCTCTTGGCCTTGCCAGCACTGCGCTGGCAGATCTGTTCACCGGCGGCGCGCTCGGCGCCAGCGGCACGGCGAGCGCCAGCCTGCCGATCCTTGGCGGCACGAACAAGGGCAACCTTGAATATGCGAAGGCGCAGCAGGAATACTACCTTGCCGCTTACCGGGCGGCGGTGCAGTCCGCATTCCGGGACGTGGCCGATGCGCTTGCCCGGCGCGGCACCATCACCAGTCAGCGCACCGCGCAGGACCGGCTGGTTACCGCAGCACAGAAGAGCTACGATCTGGCGGATGCCCAATACCGGGCCGGAACGGATACCTACCTGAACGCGCTCGTCGCCCAGCGTTCTCTCTATGCCTATCGCCAGACGCGGATTGCGACAATTCTGGCGGACCTCACCAACCGCGTGACCGTTTACAGCGCGATTGGTGCGGACGATACGCTGGCAGAGGAGAAGGCCTCAGGAAACTGA
- a CDS encoding copper resistance system multicopper oxidase, whose translation MTPRDTHHSHLLERRRFLSLGGAFAGSLGMAGLFPAWARSGTAGIVHASNQPGVLSGDTIALQIGESHFATGGRSGHAVTVNGTLPAPLLRLREGETVRIAVTNHLKEQTSIHWHGLLVPFHMDGVPGVSFPGIDPGETFVYEFPLTHSGTFWYHSHSGMQEAEGLFGPIVIDPAGPDTIACDREHVLVLSDWSPIHPHEQMRRLKMMGGYFNRQRQTLAGLLAGKDQSLADRLAWGKMRMDATDISDVTGSTYSFLVNGHGNAENWTGLFAPGEKVRLRVINASSMTNFNFRIPGLPLTVVAADGNPVQPVETDEVQIAIAETYDFIVEPGTAESYGVIAEAIDRSGLVRATLAQRPGLVGETPKLRERPVLTMRDMGMDMSGMDMGEGGEIDLSKPAISSMSGHSMSMRDPSVAAGVKMGPGVATLSPMPADRLADRPTGLESVDHRVLTYADLRSRDPNPDPRVPSRQIDVHLTAAMERYMWSMDGEAMSENPAPIPFRLGERVRVNLINDTMMPHPIHIHGHFFELVSGEPGNRARKHTVNVLPGGKVSFDLTADAEGDWAFHCHMLLHMHAGMMRVVTVRREGEA comes from the coding sequence ATGACGCCGCGCGATACTCACCATAGTCACCTGCTCGAACGCAGACGTTTCCTCTCGCTGGGCGGTGCATTCGCCGGGAGCCTTGGCATGGCGGGGCTGTTCCCGGCTTGGGCAAGAAGCGGGACGGCGGGCATTGTCCATGCGAGTAACCAGCCCGGTGTGCTGTCAGGCGATACCATCGCGCTTCAGATCGGCGAGAGCCATTTTGCGACCGGCGGGCGCTCGGGTCATGCGGTGACCGTGAACGGCACACTGCCCGCGCCGCTGCTGCGCCTGCGTGAGGGCGAGACGGTGCGCATCGCCGTCACCAACCACCTGAAGGAGCAGACCTCGATCCATTGGCACGGGCTGCTGGTGCCCTTCCACATGGACGGTGTGCCGGGCGTCAGCTTCCCCGGCATCGATCCGGGCGAAACGTTCGTCTACGAGTTCCCGCTCACCCATTCGGGCACGTTCTGGTACCACTCGCACTCCGGCATGCAGGAGGCGGAAGGGCTGTTCGGCCCGATCGTGATCGACCCCGCCGGCCCCGATACGATCGCTTGCGACCGTGAGCATGTGCTGGTTCTATCGGACTGGAGTCCGATCCATCCGCACGAACAGATGCGCCGCCTGAAGATGATGGGCGGCTACTTCAACCGGCAGCGCCAGACGCTTGCGGGGCTGCTGGCAGGCAAGGACCAGTCGCTGGCCGACCGCCTCGCCTGGGGGAAGATGCGCATGGATGCGACCGATATCTCGGACGTGACCGGATCGACCTACAGCTTCCTCGTCAACGGCCACGGCAATGCCGAGAACTGGACCGGGCTTTTCGCACCGGGCGAGAAAGTACGCCTGCGCGTCATCAACGCCTCGTCGATGACCAACTTCAACTTCCGCATCCCCGGCCTGCCGCTGACCGTGGTGGCAGCGGATGGCAATCCTGTGCAACCGGTCGAGACGGACGAAGTGCAGATCGCGATTGCCGAGACTTACGACTTCATCGTCGAACCCGGCACCGCGGAAAGCTACGGCGTGATCGCCGAGGCCATCGACCGCTCCGGGCTCGTGCGCGCGACACTGGCACAGCGGCCGGGTCTCGTCGGCGAAACGCCGAAGCTACGTGAGCGTCCGGTCCTCACCATGCGCGACATGGGCATGGACATGAGCGGCATGGATATGGGCGAGGGCGGCGAGATCGATCTCAGCAAGCCCGCCATCAGTTCGATGAGCGGCCATTCGATGTCGATGCGCGATCCTTCGGTCGCCGCCGGCGTGAAGATGGGGCCGGGAGTTGCCACGCTCTCGCCGATGCCCGCGGACCGACTTGCCGACCGGCCGACCGGGCTGGAAAGCGTCGATCACCGCGTGCTGACGTACGCCGATCTGCGCTCGCGCGACCCCAATCCCGATCCGCGCGTGCCGAGCCGCCAGATCGACGTGCACCTGACTGCTGCGATGGAGCGGTACATGTGGTCTATGGACGGCGAGGCGATGTCGGAAAACCCGGCACCGATACCGTTCCGTCTGGGCGAGCGCGTGCGCGTCAATCTCATCAACGACACGATGATGCCGCACCCGATCCACATCCACGGCCACTTCTTCGAACTTGTCAGCGGCGAGCCGGGGAACCGCGCGCGCAAGCACACCGTCAACGTGCTGCCGGGCGGCAAGGTCTCGTTCGATCTCACTGCCGATGCAGAGGGTGACTGGGCGTTCCACTGTCACATGCTTCTGCACATGCACGCCGG
- a CDS encoding efflux RND transporter permease subunit has protein sequence MNLSRYFIDRPIFAWVIAIIVMMAGIAGIMSLPVAQYPDVAPPSVTVSATYPGASAQTLENSVTQVIEQQLTGIDNLLYFSSSSDSSGSASVTATFAKGTDPDVAQVQVQNKVQQANSRLPTQVQQQGLTVTKSASDMLLVVGLYDQSDKSSDSDVADYLVSNFQDDLARVNGVGGVRVFGAQYAMRIWLDPTRMAARQLIPSDVTSAISAQNVDLSAGQLGAEPLAKGQMLNAVVKAKSRLQTPAQFRQIVVKTLSDGSIVRLSDVARVELGQESYSSSARLNGHPASGIAIELASGADALKTVAAVKARVDELAHDLPDGYKLAYARDTSDFVKLSIKEVIETLVIAIILVVLVMYAFLQSWRATLVPAIAVPVVLMGTFGILALLGYSINTLTLFAMVLAIGLLVDDAIVVVENVERLMHEDGLSPYGATVRSMDEIGSALVGIALVLSAVLLPMAFFGGSTGVIYRQFSITIVSAMGLSVLTALILSPALCSTLLVAKEHADAEREPASRLRGAPRRLQHRLDGWFGSFNRWFDRMTGRYVDTTEKLIARRRIWLAVYGLVIVALVIVFMRLPTGFLPTEDQGQVMVVYQLPAGATSERTDKVREQIEQAFRSEGANVPLRFTIGGFSFNGAGQNAGMGFASLAPFDDRKDSEKSAQAISGRVMAKLAKIRDAQVFVMTPPSIQGLGQSNGFTFQLLNSTNMDREKFVALRDKLIAAANQSSKLSQVRASSLPDTPQFDINYDDAKLSVLGLSVANATDTLSTAWGGTYVNDFIDRGRVKKVYVQGEASARMLPSDLDKWFVRSTAATNADGTSKMVPFSAFTTMNWETGPNSLSRFNGRSSYTIQGDAGSGYSSGDAMKEMVALQQKLAPGTSYAWSDLSYQQNQSSGQAVYLYALSIAVVFLCLAALYESWSVPLAVLLVIPLGVIGAVLAVAVRGLENDIYFQVGLLTTIGLAAKNAILIVEFAEQAWRDGRDMLHAALEAARVRLRPIMMTSIAFMAGVIPLAIASGAGAQGRIAIGTAVLGGMFTATALAIFYVPMFFVIVAGLFHRGGSGTTDGSAGAARNLRQGSHAEVPGAPSEGDG, from the coding sequence ATGAACCTCAGTCGCTATTTCATTGACAGGCCGATCTTCGCCTGGGTCATCGCCATCATCGTCATGATGGCCGGCATCGCCGGTATCATGAGCCTTCCCGTCGCCCAGTATCCCGACGTTGCGCCGCCTTCCGTCACTGTCAGCGCCACCTATCCCGGCGCTTCGGCGCAGACGCTGGAAAATTCGGTGACGCAGGTCATCGAGCAGCAGCTTACCGGCATCGACAACCTGCTCTACTTCTCATCCAGCTCGGACAGTTCCGGTTCGGCCTCCGTCACCGCGACGTTCGCCAAGGGCACCGATCCGGACGTTGCGCAAGTGCAGGTCCAGAACAAGGTCCAGCAAGCCAACTCACGCCTGCCGACCCAGGTGCAGCAGCAAGGCCTGACCGTCACCAAGTCGGCCTCGGACATGCTGCTTGTCGTCGGCCTCTACGACCAGAGCGACAAGAGCAGCGACAGCGACGTTGCCGATTATCTGGTCTCCAACTTCCAGGACGATCTTGCCCGCGTGAACGGCGTGGGCGGGGTGCGGGTCTTCGGCGCGCAATATGCGATGAGGATCTGGCTCGATCCCACCAGGATGGCCGCGCGCCAATTGATCCCCTCCGACGTCACGAGCGCGATTTCGGCACAGAACGTTGACTTGTCCGCCGGACAACTCGGCGCCGAACCGCTCGCCAAGGGGCAGATGCTGAACGCGGTCGTCAAGGCCAAGTCGCGCTTGCAGACCCCCGCCCAGTTCCGCCAGATCGTCGTCAAGACGCTGTCGGACGGGTCGATCGTGCGTCTCTCGGATGTCGCCCGGGTCGAACTCGGGCAGGAGAGCTATTCCAGTTCGGCTCGCCTCAACGGGCATCCCGCCTCGGGTATCGCCATCGAACTGGCCTCCGGCGCCGATGCCCTCAAGACCGTCGCCGCCGTAAAGGCGCGGGTGGACGAACTCGCGCATGACCTGCCGGACGGATACAAGCTCGCCTATGCCCGCGACACCAGCGACTTCGTCAAGCTTTCGATCAAGGAAGTGATCGAGACGCTGGTGATCGCCATCATCCTCGTCGTTCTGGTGATGTATGCCTTCCTCCAGAGCTGGCGCGCGACGCTGGTGCCGGCAATTGCCGTGCCGGTTGTCCTGATGGGCACCTTCGGCATCCTCGCGCTGCTGGGCTACTCGATCAATACGCTGACCCTGTTCGCAATGGTGCTCGCCATCGGCTTGCTGGTGGACGACGCCATCGTCGTGGTCGAGAATGTCGAGCGCCTGATGCACGAGGATGGGCTCAGCCCCTATGGCGCCACGGTACGCTCGATGGACGAGATCGGCTCCGCACTTGTGGGCATCGCGCTGGTGCTGTCGGCGGTGCTCTTGCCGATGGCGTTCTTCGGCGGGTCGACCGGGGTGATCTACCGCCAGTTCTCGATCACCATCGTCTCGGCCATGGGGCTTTCGGTACTGACGGCGCTGATCCTCTCGCCCGCGCTCTGCTCGACCCTGCTCGTGGCCAAGGAGCACGCCGATGCCGAGCGCGAACCCGCATCTCGCCTGCGCGGTGCACCCCGGCGGTTGCAACACAGGCTCGACGGATGGTTCGGCAGCTTCAACCGCTGGTTCGACCGCATGACCGGCCGTTATGTCGATACGACGGAGAAACTCATCGCCCGCCGCCGTATCTGGCTCGCAGTCTATGGACTGGTGATCGTGGCACTCGTGATTGTCTTCATGCGCCTGCCGACCGGCTTCCTGCCTACAGAGGACCAGGGCCAGGTCATGGTGGTCTACCAGCTTCCCGCCGGCGCCACTTCCGAACGGACTGACAAGGTTCGCGAACAGATCGAGCAAGCCTTCAGGTCGGAAGGCGCGAACGTGCCCCTGCGCTTCACCATCGGCGGTTTCAGCTTCAATGGAGCCGGCCAGAACGCAGGCATGGGCTTTGCCAGCCTTGCCCCCTTCGATGATCGCAAGGACTCCGAAAAGTCCGCGCAGGCCATCAGCGGCCGCGTCATGGCCAAGCTGGCGAAGATCCGCGATGCGCAAGTCTTCGTGATGACCCCGCCTTCGATCCAGGGCCTCGGCCAGTCGAACGGCTTCACCTTCCAGCTCCTCAATTCGACGAACATGGACCGCGAGAAATTCGTCGCCCTGCGGGACAAGCTGATCGCCGCCGCCAACCAGAGCTCCAAACTCTCGCAGGTCCGCGCTTCCTCTCTGCCGGACACGCCCCAGTTCGACATCAATTACGACGATGCCAAGCTGTCGGTCCTCGGCCTTTCGGTGGCCAATGCAACCGATACGCTCAGCACGGCCTGGGGCGGCACCTACGTCAACGATTTCATCGATCGCGGACGGGTGAAGAAGGTCTACGTACAGGGAGAGGCAAGCGCGCGAATGCTGCCGAGCGATCTCGACAAGTGGTTCGTCCGCTCGACCGCCGCCACCAATGCCGATGGGACCAGCAAGATGGTTCCCTTCTCGGCCTTCACGACGATGAACTGGGAAACCGGCCCGAACAGCCTTTCCCGCTTCAACGGCCGTTCGTCCTATACGATTCAGGGCGATGCCGGGTCTGGATACAGCTCGGGAGACGCGATGAAGGAGATGGTCGCCCTGCAACAGAAGCTCGCGCCCGGCACGAGCTATGCCTGGAGCGACCTGTCCTATCAGCAGAACCAGTCCAGCGGTCAGGCCGTTTACCTTTACGCCCTTTCGATCGCCGTGGTGTTCCTGTGCCTTGCGGCGCTTTACGAAAGCTGGTCGGTGCCGCTGGCGGTTCTGCTGGTGATCCCGCTCGGCGTGATCGGCGCGGTGCTGGCGGTGGCGGTACGCGGGCTGGAAAACGACATCTACTTCCAGGTCGGCCTGCTGACCACCATCGGACTTGCGGCCAAGAACGCGATCCTGATCGTGGAATTTGCCGAGCAGGCGTGGCGAGACGGCCGCGACATGCTCCATGCGGCGCTGGAGGCGGCCCGCGTGCGCCTGCGCCCGATCATGATGACCTCTATCGCCTTCATGGCCGGCGTCATTCCGCTTGCGATCGCCAGTGGAGCAGGCGCCCAGGGGCGTATCGCCATAGGCACGGCGGTGCTTGGCGGCATGTTCACCGCCACCGCGCTGGCGATCTTCTATGTGCCGATGTTCTTCGTCATTGTTGCCGGGCTCTTCCACCGAGGGGGCTCAGGCACGACTGACGGGAGCGCCGGCGCTGCCCGGAACCTGCGGCAAGGGTCACATGCCGAAGTTCCGGGCGCCCCATCAGAGGGCGATGGCTGA
- a CDS encoding periplasmic heavy metal sensor translates to MANAHRYILVALVSFLVALGALWFGQKLRGDAPEESRIHVLLHGELDLDAGQKRRIDALEQGFAERRGQLEGELQAANADLARAIAHEHTYGPDVEKAVDRSHVAMGELQKATLQHVFAMRAVLRPDQTARFDKAVGQALTTSRQD, encoded by the coding sequence ATGGCGAACGCCCATCGTTATATCCTCGTCGCGCTTGTCTCGTTCCTTGTGGCTCTCGGTGCGCTGTGGTTCGGACAGAAGCTGCGCGGGGATGCCCCGGAAGAGAGCCGTATCCACGTATTGCTTCACGGAGAACTCGATCTCGACGCCGGCCAGAAGCGCCGGATCGATGCGCTTGAGCAAGGTTTCGCCGAGCGCCGGGGCCAGTTGGAAGGGGAACTGCAAGCCGCGAACGCCGATCTTGCACGGGCCATCGCTCACGAACACACTTATGGCCCCGACGTCGAGAAAGCGGTGGATCGATCGCATGTGGCGATGGGCGAACTGCAGAAGGCGACGTTGCAGCACGTCTTCGCCATGCGAGCCGTGTTGCGACCGGACCAGACAGCACGCTTCGACAAGGCCGTGGGCCAGGCGCTGACCACCTCCCGGCAGGACTGA
- a CDS encoding RNA polymerase sigma factor — MAGSELSEAEAVRAALAGRQAGYSALMGFHREAVFRFARAHVGNEADALDITQEAFVAAFLALRRYDPARPFRAWILRIALNKCHDWARRRKVRRFFSFALPIEEAAGVADGGLDPEQGLASRRQVAHIHAEIAALPDALKEPLLLCALEGLSQDEAASILGISRKAVETRIYRARQKLSHLSEG, encoded by the coding sequence GTGGCCGGATCGGAGTTGAGCGAGGCCGAAGCGGTCCGGGCCGCGCTCGCCGGGCGACAGGCAGGCTATTCCGCTCTCATGGGCTTCCACCGGGAGGCGGTATTTCGTTTCGCAAGAGCGCATGTCGGCAACGAAGCAGATGCGCTCGACATAACGCAGGAGGCCTTCGTCGCTGCCTTTCTGGCGCTGAGGCGCTATGATCCGGCACGGCCTTTTCGGGCGTGGATTCTGCGGATAGCGCTCAACAAGTGTCACGACTGGGCGCGTCGCCGCAAGGTCCGGCGCTTCTTCTCCTTCGCGCTGCCGATCGAGGAAGCGGCCGGCGTTGCCGATGGCGGGCTCGATCCCGAACAGGGATTGGCCTCGCGCCGACAGGTCGCGCATATCCATGCGGAAATCGCGGCGTTGCCCGATGCGCTGAAGGAACCGCTGCTGCTTTGCGCGCTGGAGGGGCTATCGCAGGATGAAGCCGCATCGATCCTGGGGATCAGCCGCAAGGCGGTGGAAACACGAATTTATCGCGCTCGGCAAAAATTGTCGCATCTCTCCGAGGGGTAG
- a CDS encoding response regulator transcription factor, with translation MIPQSDAPEGRIIVLEDDPDIRELIAAQLSREPQHVDSVGTVADLRAILQGDPVDLLILDLNLPDGDGLDICRDLRASGHQGAIMMVTAREGPIDRVLGLELGADDYLTKPFEPRELLARVRNLLRRSRIFDHGRPRVARFARFGPWRLDLHQRRLVTNDERLVMLSSAEYRLLSRFIEAPNQVLSREELLPERSATVAFDRSIDIQISRLRHKLASEPGGDELILTVRSEGYVLPGPVEFE, from the coding sequence ATGATCCCGCAGAGCGATGCGCCGGAGGGGCGCATCATCGTCCTCGAGGACGATCCCGACATTCGCGAACTGATCGCCGCGCAGCTTTCGCGTGAACCGCAGCACGTGGATTCGGTCGGTACGGTCGCGGATCTGCGCGCCATTCTTCAGGGCGATCCGGTCGACCTGCTGATCCTCGATCTCAACCTGCCGGATGGAGACGGCCTCGACATCTGCCGGGACTTGCGCGCTTCCGGGCATCAGGGCGCGATCATGATGGTGACCGCGCGCGAGGGACCTATCGACCGGGTTCTGGGGCTGGAACTGGGCGCCGATGATTATCTGACCAAGCCGTTCGAGCCACGCGAACTGCTGGCACGGGTTCGCAATCTCCTGCGCCGCTCGCGGATATTCGATCACGGCCGGCCGCGCGTTGCCCGTTTCGCCCGGTTTGGTCCATGGCGGCTCGATCTGCACCAGCGCAGACTGGTGACCAATGACGAGCGCCTCGTGATGCTGTCCTCCGCGGAGTACCGCTTGCTCAGCCGTTTCATCGAGGCGCCCAACCAGGTGCTTTCGCGCGAGGAATTGCTGCCGGAACGCAGTGCCACCGTCGCCTTCGATCGCTCGATTGATATCCAGATCAGCCGGTTGCGCCACAAGCTCGCCAGCGAGCCGGGCGGAGACGAACTGATCCTCACCGTCCGCAGCGAAGGCTATGTCCTGCCCGGACCAGTCGAGTTCGAATGA
- a CDS encoding efflux RND transporter periplasmic adaptor subunit, with protein sequence MSLGGCGQQQAMPQQDVEVGVVMLTAEPVTVSTTLSGRTAATTVAEVRPQVDGVIQSRLFEEGSLVHAGQPLYQIDARLYRASLDTSRAQLESAQADLYSAEAKARRYRTLGDSEAVSGQDKDETIAAARAAQAAVHQYQATSRSAAVNLEFTRVLAPITGRIGRSSVTKGALVTASQTDAMATIQQLDPIFVDITQSSAELLRLRSALAKGNMLPASAKVTLTLEDGTVYPQQGTIEFSEVNVDPEAGTVTLRAKFPNPDGLLLPGMFVNVAAPQGVVRNGILAPQQGISRDAKGDGTALVVDAAGKVEQRKVTTGQAIGNKWLITSGLKAGDRLIVEGTDKARTGARVKAVTVKQGD encoded by the coding sequence ATGAGCCTCGGCGGCTGCGGCCAGCAGCAGGCCATGCCGCAGCAGGACGTCGAAGTCGGCGTGGTCATGCTGACGGCCGAGCCGGTAACAGTCTCCACCACGCTTTCCGGCCGCACCGCCGCGACGACCGTTGCCGAGGTTCGACCACAGGTGGACGGCGTGATCCAGTCCCGGCTCTTCGAGGAAGGCTCGCTCGTCCATGCCGGCCAGCCTCTGTACCAGATCGACGCGCGCCTTTACCGCGCATCTCTCGATACGTCCCGTGCACAGCTGGAAAGCGCGCAGGCCGATCTTTACAGCGCCGAGGCCAAGGCCCGCCGCTATCGAACCCTGGGCGATAGCGAAGCGGTCAGCGGTCAAGACAAGGACGAGACGATCGCCGCCGCCCGCGCCGCACAGGCTGCGGTGCACCAGTATCAGGCAACCAGTCGCAGCGCCGCGGTGAACCTGGAGTTCACCCGCGTTCTCGCGCCGATCACCGGCCGTATCGGCCGTTCCTCGGTGACGAAGGGCGCGCTTGTTACCGCCAGCCAGACCGACGCCATGGCGACGATCCAGCAACTCGACCCGATCTTCGTCGATATCACCCAGTCCTCCGCCGAACTGCTTCGCCTGCGGAGCGCGCTGGCCAAGGGCAACATGCTTCCGGCCAGTGCGAAAGTGACGCTGACTTTGGAGGATGGCACCGTCTACCCCCAGCAGGGGACCATCGAGTTCAGCGAAGTCAACGTCGATCCCGAGGCAGGCACGGTCACCCTGCGCGCGAAGTTCCCCAATCCCGATGGTCTCCTGCTCCCCGGCATGTTCGTGAACGTGGCCGCGCCGCAAGGCGTTGTGCGCAACGGCATTCTTGCCCCGCAGCAGGGGATTTCGCGCGACGCCAAGGGCGACGGGACGGCGCTCGTCGTCGATGCTGCGGGCAAGGTCGAACAGCGCAAGGTCACGACCGGCCAGGCTATCGGCAACAAGTGGCTGATAACCAGCGGACTGAAGGCAGGCGACCGCCTGATCGTGGAGGGAACCGACAAGGCCCGCACCGGGGCCAGGGTCAAGGCCGTCACCGTAAAGCAGGGCGACTGA